In Spinacia oleracea cultivar Varoflay chromosome 5, BTI_SOV_V1, whole genome shotgun sequence, a single window of DNA contains:
- the LOC110784410 gene encoding uncharacterized protein, with amino-acid sequence MMMQMIVARGGRCAERIVYGDDVTDEGKDDLEKITKFLIQEKYLKGVDIYASIIKSYASYAGNATTNAANSLVGAIRVSTWFRTRNLELFALSNQFCSSLISVLHLQLPLSVVSHYQGSGELHVKPIFSNSNENSQLFTCKAAQNQSSSSSIMSRFQEYLQINTAHPNPKYYEAAYFILSQPESMSLESQTIEFVLSKPLVLLNWPTDSTSFWCSY; translated from the exons ATGatgatgcaaatgattgtggCTCGTGGGGGCCGCTGTGCTGAACGTATTGTATATGGTGATGACGTAACTGATGAAGGAAAAGACGATCTAGAAAAGATCACAAAG TTCCTAATCCAAGAAAAATATCTGAAAGGAGTTGATATATATGCTTCCATCATCAAATCTTATGCATCTTATGCTGGGAATGCCACAACAAATGCAGCTAACTCGTTAGTGGGCGCAATCCGGGTCAGTACGTGGTTTCGAACTCGGAACTTAGAACTTTTTGCTCTTAGTAACCAGTTCTGTTCATCCTTAATTTCCGTACTCCATCTTCAATTACCCCTATCTGTAGTCAGTCACTATCAGGGTTCAGGAGAACTCCATGTAAAACCCATCTTCTCCAACTCCAATGAAAATAGTCAACTCTTCACTTGCAAAGCAGCCCAAAACcaatcatcatcttcatcaatTATGTCCAGATTCCAAGAATATCTTCAGATAAACACTGCTCATCCAAATCCCAAATACTATGAAGCTGCTTATTTCATCCTTTCTCAACCAGAATCAATGTCACTTGAATCCCAGACCATTGAATTTGTTCTAAGTAAGCCGTTAGTCTTGCTTAATTGGCCGACGGACTCGACCTCCTTTTGGTGCTCATATTGA